One stretch of Rhodoferax lithotrophicus DNA includes these proteins:
- the pyrF gene encoding orotidine-5'-phosphate decarboxylase has translation MKFLDLLRQAERQNSSMLCVGLDPEPAKFPAAYQGDARKIYDFCAAIVEATADLVSAFKPQIAYFAAHRAEDQLERLMAHMRSTAPGVPIILDAKRGDIGSTAEQYAKEAFERYGADAVTLSPFMGFDTIAPYLKYHDKGAFVLCRTSNPGGDDFQNQRLASVAGEPRLYEHIAQLAQGPWNLNGQLGLVVGATYPAEIERVRELAPSLPLLIPGVGAQGGDALATVRAGWREHGPIVVNLSRTVLYASAGADFAQAARQVAMQTRDQLQAARLA, from the coding sequence ATGAAATTTTTAGACCTGTTGCGCCAGGCAGAGCGCCAAAATTCTTCCATGCTGTGTGTCGGGCTAGACCCCGAACCGGCCAAATTCCCCGCCGCCTACCAGGGCGATGCCCGCAAGATTTACGACTTTTGCGCAGCCATCGTGGAGGCCACGGCCGACCTGGTCAGCGCCTTCAAGCCGCAGATTGCCTACTTTGCCGCGCACCGGGCCGAAGACCAGCTGGAGCGCTTGATGGCCCACATGCGCAGCACCGCGCCGGGTGTGCCGATCATTCTGGATGCCAAGCGGGGCGACATTGGCAGCACCGCCGAGCAGTACGCCAAGGAGGCGTTTGAGCGTTACGGGGCCGACGCGGTCACCTTGTCACCCTTCATGGGTTTTGACACGATTGCGCCTTACCTCAAATACCACGACAAAGGCGCATTTGTGCTGTGCCGCACCTCCAACCCCGGCGGCGACGATTTTCAGAACCAGCGGCTGGCCAGCGTGGCGGGTGAACCGCGTTTGTATGAACACATTGCCCAGCTGGCCCAAGGCCCATGGAACCTGAACGGTCAGCTCGGCCTGGTGGTGGGGGCCACCTACCCGGCAGAAATTGAGCGGGTGCGCGAGCTGGCTCCCAGCTTGCCGCTGCTGATTCCGGGCGTCGGTGCGCAGGGCGGTGATGCCCTGGCCACCGTCCGGGCGGGCTGGCGCGAACACGGGCCGATTGTGGTGAACTTGTCACGGACCGTGTTGTATGCCAGCGCCGGGGCCGATTTTGCGCAGGCGGCGCGCCAGGTGGCCATGCAAACCCGTGACCAGTTGCAGGCCGCCAGGCTGGCTTGA
- a CDS encoding cation diffusion facilitator family transporter translates to MRSDEFPDNNEDSQFTPAERSAAASRSTWVSVAVNLLLTIAQIVAGVLAKSQGLIADGIHSLSDLVADFVVLFANHHSQKAADEDHPYGHQRFETAASLVLGVLLLAVGLGMLWSAAHKLQSPETIATVHITALWVAAGALTAKELLFRYMLAVAKRVKSSMLVANAWHARSDAASSLVVGVGIIGNLAGYPILDPIAAAIVGFMVTKMGWSFGWDALHDLMDRAADEAEVQAIRQTLLETAGIRDAHDVRTRKMGDMIVVDAHLEVDATLSVEQGHDIAVAARERVMQRHRVLNMMTHVDPFKRPDRDHLPLNPVAEKRPVSPA, encoded by the coding sequence ATGCGCTCTGACGAATTCCCCGACAACAACGAAGACAGCCAATTCACCCCGGCCGAGCGCTCAGCCGCCGCCTCGCGCAGCACCTGGGTCAGCGTGGCGGTGAATTTGCTGCTGACCATCGCCCAAATTGTGGCGGGGGTGCTGGCCAAATCACAGGGCTTGATTGCCGACGGTATCCATTCCCTGTCTGACCTGGTGGCCGACTTTGTGGTGCTGTTTGCCAACCACCACAGCCAGAAAGCCGCCGACGAAGATCATCCCTACGGCCACCAGCGCTTTGAAACCGCCGCCTCGCTGGTGCTGGGGGTATTGCTGCTGGCCGTGGGTCTGGGCATGTTGTGGTCTGCCGCCCACAAGCTGCAAAGCCCGGAGACCATTGCCACGGTGCACATCACCGCGTTGTGGGTGGCTGCGGGCGCACTCACCGCCAAAGAGCTGCTGTTTCGCTACATGCTGGCGGTGGCCAAGCGGGTCAAAAGCAGCATGCTGGTGGCCAATGCCTGGCACGCCCGCTCGGATGCGGCATCCTCCCTGGTGGTGGGTGTGGGCATCATTGGCAACCTGGCGGGTTACCCGATTCTGGACCCGATTGCCGCCGCCATTGTCGGCTTCATGGTGACCAAGATGGGCTGGAGTTTTGGCTGGGACGCGCTGCACGACCTGATGGATCGCGCCGCCGATGAGGCCGAGGTGCAAGCCATTCGCCAGACCTTGCTGGAAACCGCCGGCATCCGTGATGCACACGATGTACGCACCCGCAAGATGGGCGACATGATTGTGGTGGATGCCCACCTGGAAGTGGATGCCACCCTGAGCGTGGAGCAAGGCCATGACATTGCCGTGGCCGCCCGCGAACGTGTCATGCAACGCCATCGGGTGCTCAACATGATGACCCACGTAGACCCCTTCAAACGCCCGGATCGGGATCATCTGCCCCTGAATCCGGTGGCAGAAAAACGACCCGTGTCTCCCGCCTGA
- a CDS encoding uracil-DNA glycosylase, with translation MSLNLDTRQRAMLDEMGVHVWWPAALPADLGEAQVAMDNEADSAYMESARGQNDIKIPSAAVIPPSLPADNVSAAPVASPVQLATPTPPQVGPSPSHHSGPQTTARAPSPTQVTTLPDGIARMDWPQIQGTLADCQACAMCLGRRASVLAAPDVPTPCDWLVVGDPPDEAQERLGLPFVEDAGLLLDNMLRAVGVQRWAPWAAPAALAAEPSGRAYLTHVLKCRPALMRAPSADELATCAHYLRREIALTQPKVILAMGRFAMQTLLSDTPPESAKLPLGKLRGQVWQFAGVPLVVTYPPSYLLRNPQDKGKAWADLCLALDAVQGRLS, from the coding sequence ATGAGCCTCAACCTTGACACCCGCCAACGCGCCATGCTGGATGAAATGGGCGTACACGTGTGGTGGCCTGCGGCCTTGCCAGCCGACCTGGGTGAGGCACAAGTTGCTATGGATAATGAAGCTGACAGCGCTTATATGGAAAGCGCTAGAGGCCAAAATGATATAAAAATCCCAAGCGCAGCAGTGATCCCGCCCTCTCTGCCTGCAGACAATGTGTCCGCCGCACCCGTGGCCAGCCCCGTCCAGCTTGCCACCCCCACCCCGCCGCAAGTGGGGCCTAGCCCGAGTCATCATTCAGGCCCCCAGACCACTGCCCGTGCACCAAGCCCAACCCAGGTCACCACTTTGCCGGACGGCATTGCCCGCATGGACTGGCCACAAATACAAGGGACACTGGCCGATTGCCAGGCTTGCGCCATGTGTCTGGGCCGCCGTGCCAGCGTGCTGGCTGCGCCGGATGTGCCCACCCCCTGCGATTGGTTGGTGGTGGGTGACCCGCCGGATGAAGCCCAGGAGCGTTTGGGCCTGCCGTTTGTGGAAGATGCGGGCTTGTTGCTGGACAACATGTTGCGCGCAGTCGGGGTGCAGCGTTGGGCTCCATGGGCCGCGCCCGCGGCCTTGGCCGCTGAGCCCAGCGGGCGCGCTTACCTGACGCATGTGCTCAAGTGCCGGCCCGCCTTGATGCGTGCGCCATCGGCCGATGAGTTGGCCACCTGCGCGCATTACCTGCGCCGTGAAATTGCCCTGACACAGCCCAAAGTGATCCTTGCCATGGGGCGTTTTGCCATGCAGACCTTGCTTTCTGACACACCACCCGAGAGCGCCAAACTGCCGCTGGGCAAATTGCGTGGCCAGGTATGGCAGTTTGCCGGTGTGCCGCTGGTGGTGACTTACCCGCCGTCTTATCTGCTGCGCAACCCGCAGGACAAGGGCAAAGCCTGGGCCGACCTGTGCCTGGCGCTGGACGCGGTGCAAGGCCGCCTTTCCTGA
- the rimI gene encoding ribosomal protein S18-alanine N-acetyltransferase, which produces MSVSMDRMSDQPHAVEVRFEPMTESRLEAVVAVEGQAHAHPWQRQHFLDCLASGYQAQMLLAGDALLGYFIGMKGYEEVHLLNITVAPAYQQQGWARVMLDALALWARGQGAQCLWLEARTGNTRAIHVYKAQGFCTVGTRRAYYPAGNGQREDAVVMSLQLVAAD; this is translated from the coding sequence ATGAGCGTATCGATGGACCGCATGAGTGATCAGCCCCACGCCGTTGAAGTCCGCTTTGAGCCGATGACCGAGTCCCGGCTTGAAGCGGTGGTTGCCGTGGAAGGCCAGGCGCATGCCCATCCCTGGCAGCGCCAGCATTTTCTGGACTGTCTGGCCAGTGGCTACCAAGCCCAGATGCTGCTGGCGGGGGATGCGCTGCTGGGCTACTTCATTGGCATGAAAGGTTATGAAGAGGTGCACCTGCTCAACATCACCGTGGCCCCCGCCTACCAGCAGCAGGGTTGGGCGCGTGTCATGCTGGATGCCCTGGCGCTGTGGGCGCGCGGGCAGGGTGCGCAGTGTTTGTGGCTGGAAGCTCGCACCGGCAACACCCGGGCCATTCATGTCTACAAAGCGCAAGGTTTCTGCACCGTGGGTACCCGCCGCGCCTATTACCCCGCTGGCAACGGTCAGCGTGAAGATGCGGTGGTGATGAGCCTGCAACTTGTCGCCGCGGATTAA
- the tsaB gene encoding tRNA (adenosine(37)-N6)-threonylcarbamoyltransferase complex dimerization subunit type 1 TsaB, which translates to MNLLAFDTSTERMSIALQRGTGDTAMRWQHDAAGGALTSTHLIPEIQRLMALAGLQFGDLSAIVFGAGPGSFTGLRTACSVAQGLGFGAAVPVLPVDTLLAVAQDAHQQLGAPERLCVTAMLDARMDELYTASYLFESDQWTCIKRYSLISPENLQCDADHVLAGNVFAEYGERLPHVGQQRVPALPTAQALLRLAPALLAAGAAVSAEQALPTYIRDKVAQTTQERLAAKLATTAHPVAVSH; encoded by the coding sequence CGAACGTATGTCGATTGCGCTGCAGCGCGGCACCGGGGATACCGCTATGCGGTGGCAGCACGATGCCGCCGGTGGCGCACTCACGTCCACGCACTTGATTCCCGAAATCCAGCGCTTGATGGCCCTGGCCGGGCTGCAGTTTGGTGACCTGTCGGCCATTGTGTTCGGGGCCGGGCCGGGCTCGTTCACCGGGCTGCGTACTGCGTGTTCAGTGGCGCAAGGTCTGGGTTTTGGTGCCGCTGTGCCGGTGCTGCCGGTCGACACCTTGCTGGCCGTGGCCCAAGATGCACACCAGCAATTGGGCGCGCCAGAGCGCTTGTGCGTGACCGCCATGCTGGATGCCCGCATGGATGAGTTGTACACCGCCAGCTATTTATTTGAGAGTGATCAGTGGACGTGTATCAAGCGCTACAGCCTGATTTCTCCTGAAAATTTGCAGTGTGATGCGGATCATGTGCTGGCGGGCAACGTGTTTGCCGAATACGGTGAACGTCTTCCACATGTGGGCCAGCAACGGGTGCCGGCCTTGCCGACGGCGCAGGCCTTGCTGCGTTTGGCCCCGGCCTTGCTGGCTGCCGGGGCTGCGGTGAGCGCCGAACAGGCTTTGCCCACCTACATCCGCGACAAGGTGGCGCAAACCACCCAGGAGCGGCTGGCGGCCAAATTGGCCACCACCGCCCACCCGGTCGCCGTGTCGCATTGA